In Onychostoma macrolepis isolate SWU-2019 chromosome 04, ASM1243209v1, whole genome shotgun sequence, one DNA window encodes the following:
- the LOC131538742 gene encoding zinc finger protein 501-like, with product MVFVKEESEPETCRIKLEEPEILRIKHEEPEPCRIKHEEPEPCRIKQEEPEPCRIKQEEPGELIEEKEKNQESSEVEEKNHVKTEEKPLSCHQTKLKDLKKRRAKKSFTCTQCGKSFTCKTSLGRHMRIHTGEKPFTCEQCGKSFTQSAHLKYHMNIHTEEKQHACDQCGKMFLWASVLKKHLKVHAKEKPHSCHLCGKSFVHLQNLKVGQKMHTAVEEYMCFECEKTFTSVTCTKLHERIHTGEKPYKCSRCDKRFSRSTHLKIHERIHTGEKPYKCPQCNKRFGDSGDLKRHERIHTGVKPYKCSHCDKRFSQLVHLKRHNRIHTGEKPHKCSRCDKIFNRSGDLKTHKRIHIGEKPYHCSHCGKRFNHSSHLKTHERIHTGEKPYKCSHCDKRFSHSSNLKRHEKIHSGEKPYHCTARGKRFN from the exons ATGGTGtttgttaaagaggagagtgaaccAGAAACCTGTAGAATAAAACTCGAGGAACCAGAAATcttgagaataaaacacgaggaaccagaaccctgcagaataaaacacgaggaaccagaaccctgcagaataaaacaggaggaaccagaaccctgcagaataaaacaggaggaaccaggag aattGATTGAAGAAAAAGAGAAGAATCAAGAATCAAGTGAAGTTGAGGAGAAAAATCATGTCAAAACTGAAGAAAAACCTTTAAGTTGCCATCAAACCAAACtgaaagatttaaagaaaagaagagccaagaaatctttcacttgcactcagtgtggaaagagcttcacaTGCAAAACAAGTCTTGGGCgtcacatgagaattcatactggagagaaaccattcacttgtgagcagtgcgggaagagtttcacacaatcaGCACACCTTAAGtatcacatgaacatccacactgaagagaagcagcatgcatgtgatcaatgcggtaaaatgtttttatgggcTTCAGTTCTGAAGAAACACTTGAAAGTTCATGcaaaggagaagccacattcatgtcatttgtgtggtAAGAGTTTTGTGcatttacaaaatttgaaagtaGGTCAGAAAATGCACACTGCTGTGGAAGAGTACATGTGCTTCGAGTGTGAAAAGACTTTTACTTCAGTGACGTGTACAAAACtgcatgagaggatccacactggagaaaaaccttataagtgttcaCGCTGTGACAAGAGGTTTAGTCGGTCAACACATCTGAAAatacatgagaggatccacactggagagaaaccttataagTGTCCACAATGCAATAAGAGATTTGGTGATTCAGGAGACCTAAAAagacatgagaggatccacactggagtgaaaccttataagtgttcacactgtgacaagagattcagtcagttAGTACATCTGAAAAGACACAataggatccacactggagagaaacctcaTAAGTGTTCACGCTGTGACAAGATATTCAATAGGTCAGGAGACCTGAAAACACATAAGAGGATCCATAttggagagaaaccttatcaTTGTTCACACTGTGGCAAGAGATTCAATCATTCATcacatctgaaaacacatgagaggatccacactggagagaaaccgtataagtgttcacactgtgacaagagattcagtcattCATCAAATTTGAAAAGACACGAGAAGATTCACagtggagagaaaccgtatcatTGCACTGCACGTGGGAAGCGTTTTAATTAA
- the LOC131538726 gene encoding gastrula zinc finger protein XlCGF57.1-like, with protein sequence MVFVKEESEENMIEPETWRIKHEEPETWGVKHEEPETWRIKHEEPETWRIKHEEPETWRKKHEEPETWRIKHEEPETWRKKHEEPETWRIKHEEPETCGIKHEEPETCGIKHEEPETCGIKHEEPETWRIKHEEPETCGIKHEEPETCGIKHEEPETCGIKHEEPETCGIKHEEPETCGIKHEEHGEMIEENEENEELSEVGEKNQVKTEEKPSSCSQTKQKGLKKRKVKKSFTCTQCGMSLTSKYNFDVHMRVHTGEKPFTCDQCGKSFTQSSNLKDHMNIHTGEKPNKCLHCDKRFSRPRDLKTHERIHTGEKPYTCDQCGKSFTRSSHFKEHMNIHTREKLFGCDQCGKSFTLKGHLTAHMRVHSEEKPFTCNQCGKSFTQSSHLNRHMMIHTREKLYTCDQCGKMFLRASVLKQHMNVHTKEKPHSCDLCGKSFLCLQSLKEHQKMHTSVREYMCFECEKTFTSASSLKLHERIHTGEKPYKCSHCDKRFSDSANRKRHERIHTGEKPYDCTTCGKCFNNSSALRRHTKNYHNK encoded by the exons ATGGTGtttgttaaagaggagagtgaggaGAACATGAttgaaccagaaacctggagaataaaacacgaggaaccagaaacatGGGGagtaaaacacgaggaaccagaaacatggagaataaaacacgaggaaccagaaacctggagaataaaacacgaggaaccagaaacctggagaaaaaaacacgaggaaccagaaacctggagaataaaacacgaggaaccagaaacctggagaaaaaaacacgaggaaccagaaacctggagaataaaacacgaggaaccagaaacctgtggaataaaacacgaggaaccagaaacctgtggaataaaacacgaggaaccagaaacctgtggaataaaacacgaggaaccagaaacctggagaataaaacacgaggaaccagaaacctgtggaataaaacacgaggaaccagaaacctgtggaataaaacacgaggaaccagaaacctgtggaataaaacacgaggaaccagaaacctgtggaataaaacacgaggaaccagaaacctgtggaataaaacacgaggaacatGGAG agaTGATTGAAGAAAACGAGGAGAATGAAGAATTGAGTGAAGTTGGGGagaaaaatcaagtcaaaactGAAGAAAAACCCTCGAGTTGCTCTCAAACCAAACAGAAAGgcttaaagaaaagaaaagtcaagaaatctttcacctgcactcagtgtggaatgAGTTTGACAAGCAAATATAATTTTGAcgttcacatgagagttcacactggagagaaaccattcacttgtgatcagtgcgggaagagtttcacacaatcaTCAAACCTTAAGGaccacatgaacatccacactggagaaaaaccaaACAAGTGTttacactgtgacaagagattcagtcgtCCAAGAgacctgaaaacacatgagaggatccacactggagagaaaccgtacacatgtgatcagtgcgggaagagtttcacacgatCATCACACTTCAAAGagcacatgaacatccacactagagagaaactgtttggatgtgatcagtgcgggaagagtttcacactaAAAGGACACCTTACGGCACATATGAGAGTTCATTCTGAAGAGAAACCGTTCACATGTAATcaatgtgggaagagtttcacacaatcaTCACATCTTAACAGACACATGATGatccacactagagagaaactgtacacatgtgatcaatgcggcAAAATGTTTTTGAGGGCTTCAGTCCTAAAGCAGCACATGAATgttcatacaaaggagaagccacattcatgtgatttgtgtggaaagagttttttaTGTCTACAAAGTTTGAAAGAACATCAGAAAATGCATACTTCTGtgagagagtacatgtgctttgagtgtgagaagacttttacTTCAGCGAGCAGTTTAAAACTGcacgagaggatccacactggagagaaaccttacaagtgttcacactgtgacaagagattcagtgatTCAGCAAATCGGAAAAGAcacgagaggatccacactggagagaaaccatatGACTGCACTACATGTGGGAAGTGTTTCAATAATTCATCTGCTCTACGCAGACATACAAAAAACTATCACAATAAGTAG